The DNA segment TTCACACTCGTCACCTCACGCAGTTGAGTCATCTCCCACCTAGCTCGACAAGCCCAGCTCCACGCTCGTCACCTCGCACGATCGAGTTATCTCCACCTAGCTCTACAAGTCGAGCTTTGTGCTTGCCACCTAGCGTGATTGAGCCATCTTCCGCCTAGCTCTACAATTTGAGCTCTGTACTCATGACATAGCACGGACTAGTCATCTCTTGCCTAACAAGCGAGCTCCATGCTAACCACCTGGCACGATTTAGTCATCCCCCGCCTAGCACTACAAGCTAAGTTTTGCACTCGGAGGTCTCCATTACTTACATAAATAAACGGAAGATGAGGGACCAATttctagaatttatttttctacaagATTTTGCAGGCTATCTCTATCACAACTTGACTTGAAAGATTTTCAAGGTCTTCTTGTCGAGAAAGTCGACCTTAAGAATCATGGACATAATGGAAGGGATAAAATATCCCAAGTCCAGCCCACCAAAGGACCATCATTAGGAAAtaaggaagggaaagaaaagaagagaaactgaagggagaaaaaaaagttaagtgttagagggaaagagagaagtaactggaaaaagacaaaaagagagagaggttcaGGTGTGCAAAAGTGTACAATGAAGAGACATAAAGCAGAGTTCTTCGCTTATACCATTGATAATGGCTCAATCAAAGGGATTAGATTGGCTAAAAGATGGGATCTCTTCTGGACTGCTTCTGGGTAACTTCACAAAAGAGCTTTTTCAACCTTCATATGGGTAACTCCAGCTTAATTACTTTCTAGGTAAAGGGGTTCACCGACCCCCTTCTGTGTATTGGGCTACgagaaattgtaaaatattcatattatagtggattttCCCTCCAAACGACTTGTGGATGTAGGTCTTGTACCAAACCACATAAATCTATATGTATCcctttctatttatattttatacatttattttctatttattgctTGGTTAGAGCACTCGCGAGCAAAGTGCCCTATCTGGCCACATTTGAAACTTTGGGTCCCACGATGGCTGCACTTGCCCTCGTGGGATCTATTACATCTACTGCAAACTGGAACTCAgcctcccatacgtacaccgGAGGCTGCTTGCAATCGGGCTCCAGTCCTCTGCACAAACTTCTGTGGCAACCTGGGACTACTCCATTCTCTAGCAAAATTTCAAGTCCTCTGACTCAGAGGGGAGCCTACCTCAAAAGTATTTTCTCGCTCTGCAATAGTGGCTTCCTCGACCAActtttgaaaatcttgaatttcaTGCAAGCAACCTGCTTATGAATCTGTTGGTGTAACCCTTCTTGAAAATGTTCTGCACGTATCTTCTCAGTGGCTATTAGATGGGTTGCAAATCGCCCCAGCTCTATAAACTTTGAGGCATACTACTTGACAGTCATatccccttggaccaaatttttGAATTCCCGCTCCTTCTGCTGCCTCACAGAAACAGGGAAGAAATGGTCAtcgaactctttcttgaagcactACCAAGACACAGCCTCAAATGATCCCAACTCCTTCTCCAAGAGTTTTCACTTGGTCTTCCACCAAGTAGCCGCTTCACCTTGCAGTAGATAACTCACATACAACACCTTTTGGACCTTCATGCAACCACAAACTTCGAATGTCCTTTCTATATCTTCAATCCACTTCCCAGCCTGAAGCGGATCCTCTTAACTTGTGAAGGTAGGGGTCCTATGTGCTAAAaggcgctcataggtgcatccggcttgtgCTGCCCTATTTTGATCTCCTTATGGTGGATAAAAATTCTACTGAAGGAACTGTCATTTGATTCAATGCCTTGGCCATGGCGTAGTTCTCATTGCCTCTTAGCAAATCATCCACAGGCTCATCGGATGGCCTTCTCGGTCGTATCATCTTCCAACCATAGCATAACCCTTAACCCTACTTTtaactcaaaataaaatacaatcaaaatgcaattccataaaataaaataaaataaaataatttcaaaacaatttcaaattaaagctttaataatttatggtactgcacctacaggacatgtggttttatctAGAACTaaattgctctgataccacctgtggtGCCATTGACTCTCACGTAAGGAAATACGGGAATCGTGACATTGGGATGATGATAATACGGGGGTCACACACCCCAAACGACAAATGCTAAGTGTGTATAGATGCAAAAAGTATACAACAAACATTACAGTGGATAAATAAATACAGATTCACCAAAATAAAAGCTTTTCAAAAGGttatacaattatttagtaaaatataatacaaagacAAAATACACAGccaaaaaagggaaaataaatcCCAAAGCCAACAAGCGACCCCAGGTCACTCCTTCGACAAAGCTGAAATCTCAAGCTCGATGTCCTCatttgtatcaaaatctacgattttataaaatgaaactGTAGGGTAGGACTACCACACGAGATTATGAGTCTCAGTcagtaaccaaccaaacaacccaagagatAGAAAGAAACACATTTAAACAATCAACATATATACACGCATGTGCTAAAACATACATGAGACCAAAACTATAATTTTCtctgaaaaatgaccattttttcAACGCATGCCAAAATATCTCATTTGGCCTAAAACAAGTTCATTAAAATACCAACcgtcatttttctaaaaaacggccacatatatccatttatcaaaatctgctattttttcagaaaattgcCCACATATCCAATTAtctcgtatgcaccatgatctcctctAAGGACCATTTGCACATTCTAGCTCCCTTCATCACACCATGAGTAAAGACTGTGCGCgagacttcgtaacgagcgatgcctagctCCACGCCCAGGGCATTCgtgaccaagcatcctctagcccccgctagtagagggccacagagtcgacacgagaGTATTATCATCTCGTCAGATCTTGTTGTCATGTTGTCACTTGGTGACATCTTaggagacgtcactcagttttacacgctcccgagtgaccagagaagctccactgagataatacctaatcacggcttggggtcgtgatacacacgcacccaaaaatctttTCTAAACAATGAAAGTCCAGTTTTCGTTCATAACACATGAAAATGTTTGCAACAGTGTAATGAATGTCAAGACACAATACTCAACTGAATAAAATACCCAATCATAGTCTAACTCTATAAATCAACCCATCCTCCAATCCGGCCCAAGGCCCACATTCGATACCAACTACCATTAttaatcccaacacttcacaggCCCGAGGCCATCACAACCAACCAGACTGCAGAAAAAAaggtaatttaaaaatatatttaaatctcattaaattctttgaaaaattgcTTACAATGAAGAAAAGGCAAAAACTCTGAAAGATCAAAGCGCACAAACACCCGATTAATGCTAAAAGTGAACtcgaaataaaataaccaacaagCACGATTTGAGACTAAAAAATGGACTCGAAATCAAGGAAATTCAAGACGAAATGTAAGGGAGAATTGGTCTGATTTACAAGATGAAATGAAGATGATAGTGGCCGGACAATGGCGTTCACGACAAGAGAACATACAACCAAGCAAACTAAAATGAAGCTCACGGGTTGGACCAAAACAGGGGCAGGGGTAAGGCCAAAAATAGAGCACGAGTTAAGGGAGAAATGAAGGTGGCACGAGTGGATGGTGTAAGGCTGAGACTAGTGCTTGAATGGTGGGGGTTCGGAGGTGAAAATGGGCGGCCTCACGGTTGGGTAGTAGGGCAAAAACAAGTGAAAAAAACTATAAAGAGGGAAGAGGGAGTCACGTcttccaaatgaaaaaaaagaaaaaaaaaaaagagaaacaaaccaaaggaagaggaaaacaaaaatagaggAAAGAGATAGAAGCTATGATAACACAGATTtgcagaagaaaaagaaagaaacttaaaagaagaagaaaaagaagaagttgaTCGGTGCaaaggagaagaaggaaaattaaGCCCTAAGGGCAAAAGCCAAAACGACACCATTTAGAGAGAAATTGAGGGTTGAAAGCAAGCCCACGGGCTGGGCTTGGATACCGAATGAGTTGggcccaaaataaaataaaacctacCAAAAAGCAAGTCCAAATCCAAAAGGTAGTCcaaaaaaaatgcacaataaaatagataaaagataaaaaaaaaaatataactaaatattaataaaaataaacaataaaacccaacaataaattaaattaaaattgagagcaattaaataataaataataatcaatatcaagcactttaaaataaattccacaatttatgaaataatacaaaaatcatgttaaatttaaaacaagacaattaatattaataataaattaaatagatatttaattaaaacacacAAATTATACGGGATGTCACTCCGGTCTGCCACCCATCTCCACCTCGCACATGCAACGATGGAATTTCATTGGGGGAAAAAAGTAGACAAATACAAGACAATTTCACAAGAAGACCAACTTCTAGAAGATAATGAACAGAAGTAAGGATCGATCCCAATGGACGCCATTACTGAACCGAAGAGGTCCAAGAGGCAGGTTCAGGAACGACGTCCTCTTCATTGAAGCTCCAGAAATCAGCCACAACGCTTTCCTGAGCAGTACGGGGTGCTGGTGGTGCCGATTGGCTATCGTAGTACGGAGTCTGACAGAATTTCATGTAGTTCTCGTCCTCTATTAGCTCTTCAGACAGCTTCTGCACCTCTCTCGCTTCCTCGATTTTGTTAACCACTTTCTCCTCCTCTTCAGCTTTCGCCTCCTGGTCATTAGCGCAAACCAACGCTGTCGATGGATAAATATTGTAATTTGCAGAAACAGTGGTTGGGTCAGTGTTCGGTTCCCCAACAGACTCAAACCCATTAAAACCGAATCCTCCAATTTGGTTCAGATCATAACCGAACCCAAAATCTGAACCTCTTGAATATTTATTGTTCAAGTCAGCATTGTCCTGGGGATGATGATCAGGGAAACTGGGGACGCTTCGAACAAAGGGCGGGTTATAGTGATTTTGGTTTTGGGAGGTGGTAGTGAAGTAGCAGACCTCGTTCTCGTCTTCATTGGGGAAATTAACTTTGGCTTTCTTTCCACGGATCTTCCGGGCCTCTCGATCGTAGGCGCGGGCCGCTTCCTCGGCAGTGTTGAAGGTACCGAGCCAGACGCGAACTCCTTTCCTCGGATCGCGTATCTCGGCGGCCCATTTACCCCACGGGCGTTGCCGAATCCCTCTGTAGAGA comes from the Carya illinoinensis cultivar Pawnee chromosome 8, C.illinoinensisPawnee_v1, whole genome shotgun sequence genome and includes:
- the LOC122318075 gene encoding ethylene-responsive transcription factor ERF113-like — translated: MCGGAILANLIPDSDPLPNAELNPFESNLSGVVHDVSSPLKREQLPSGDVRGEAEKPSKRQRKNLYRGIRQRPWGKWAAEIRDPRKGVRVWLGTFNTAEEAARAYDREARKIRGKKAKVNFPNEDENEVCYFTTTSQNQNHYNPPFVRSVPSFPDHHPQDNADLNNKYSRGSDFGFGYDLNQIGGFGFNGFESVGEPNTDPTTVSANYNIYPSTALVCANDQEAKAEEEEKVVNKIEEAREVQKLSEELIEDENYMKFCQTPYYDSQSAPPAPRTAQESVVADFWSFNEEDVVPEPASWTSSVQ